The Plectropomus leopardus isolate mb chromosome 14, YSFRI_Pleo_2.0, whole genome shotgun sequence DNA window aagattatcttgctgaacaaaatgtgtaagtataataaatatttgttgACCAAAGAACTTATTTTTTGCAGGGATccaaaattcaatggaaaaTCCCATAGATTTTTTGGACGAGGGCACCAGGGCGATGTTGCAGACAAtcaactgtatataaagatggatgatgcGTCTCCACTTCCTCGAAGTTCCTCGAAGTGTACTAAAATGTAGCCAAAACATCACAGATACGGGCCCTGCCATCTTACGCCAGTGATGTCATTACCGGAACAACCGGTACCAAGGTCCCACCAATAACCCTTTCCTCTCTGACTCAATCCCAACTTAattgcagctgtcaatcataatatcaaaccccctttttatagcatcaaataacaaGTGGTGTAATTATACCAGGTCAGTGATCAACCATCCAATattattgatgcaaagtgaaaataacaaTCCATATCGTCATCTTTAAGatacacctttattttgaaattcccatgtCCTGTCTGTGTCACCATTTTGGTTCAAGTCTTGTTACTCAACAACTGTAAACATGCATAATAACTTTGAGAGAGTGGTACGATTGGCAGCGCTATAATATGCATCATAATTAAGTCATAGGGATGAGGGGTTAATTAAGTGTCGTATATGAGAAGAACAACAAACAGGTTAACTTTAGTTAAAACTTAATTTGCTTACATAGCTCATTTTTGCTGACACCGGCATGAAACAAGACAGCCCTTTGTCAAATTACCCTAAATATGGGAAGAAATCTACTTTATCCTTTAATGAGTCCACTTTATCCCGTCTGTCTAGCAGCCATTTAACACTGTCCTCATCTGAATGACACTGAGCATTGTTAGGCCTTTATTTcatggcagcagcagagcaaTGTTAAGGCtgctcattttatttcattcacatCAATCTTTCCCGTATTTTGCTCATTAAGCTGTCTCATTAACCGTTACAGCCGGACAAGAGGGAACCAGGCTAATGAAAGTGAAGTGTTAATCTCTACACTGTGGCCAGTTACTTCATCTACATGCCTAATATAACAATGATTTTACACAACAGCAGCGTGCACAACTCACTCTGCTAATTATCTCACAGAAAGCAGAGGCTATAGTGTTCTCTGTTGAACTCGGATATTTGTTTAATGGAGTCCAGAGTGTCAACGATACAGTTCAATATCAACCCACTgttcaatcacacacacatacctgtaGAATTTAAGTGACGGTCCTACGGCAAGTAGGACAAATGGCGCCACTGTGTAGCTGATGGCAACCTGAGTCCATGCCCACGTGATGACATCATAGATGCGCTTGTGCGAGTCCGAGACGAGGAAGTATGGTCTGATGTTGTGCCTTACctggaagagaagaaaaacatcctGTGAGTTGAAcatccaaacattttttaaatgaaagaatcTGTAATCTTTAAATTGCATCCAACTCATTTTACTGCACATTAAACTTGAATTGATCCAGTTGACCTAGTTCCTGAAATTGTTCGTGGCAGCAGACATTACTGCCTAGTTCTGCTTATAATCgactcatttttttctcctctttttcctctctctcgctACCTTTTTCAATCTCATAACTCTTCAAAGAAATCTATCTCTGTCATGTCAGTGTGAGCAGTGGCCAGTGGTTTTATAGTGGATCTGGGTCAGTGATCTCCTTGTCCtcttttagataaaaaaaaagaaggcagtCAATGCAGGAGCTCACCTATACAACAAATTTACCACGCAGAACTTTCACTTAATCAATTCATCCTGAAGCAGAGTATCTAGAATTACGGTGTGAGTTTCCCGCTGTAGCATCACTTTACTGTCTCCACATAAATATCCTCTTGTCTCCTTCTTTCACAAGAGTGAAGAGGTCTGGCTTTGCACAGATTAGTGGTAATGGCCTCACACTTTAACAAGAGGTATAAGTGGTGTAGTACTTCATCATTATCCCCTTACTCTCCATGAAGGGattctgttgtgtgtttgtggttctGCTAAGTAGCAGTGGTAAATCTAAAGAGCTCTTAGACAACATTTCTAGAGCGACTGTGGGATTCACCCTCAATACTCTGATTCATGAGCTACAAGAGCAAAATGTACTACTTcagaattatgatttttatCTGTGTCGCTGAATCTGGCTTGGAAAAACTGCAACTGTAGGTATTGAATAGACAGAAACAGTGTGTGTACTCACTGCACGTGCAGCCATGGTCATGGCGATGCCAGTGAGGAAGGTCAGGTAGTAGCCAGGGTACACCCCGTGCCACATGGCCGATAGTAGGAAGGTGGCAGCCATGGGGTTGATGGGACAGCGCTCATAGCACACCCTGGGGAGAAGATTGACATGAAAGGTCTGGTCAGAACAATTAAAGTATTAGTatatgaaacaaacacaaatagaaattaatttattcattttctgtaagtGCTTATTCTAATCAGGGTCATGGGGGACTGGAGCCTATCTTAGCTGTCATTTGGGCAAGAGGCAGGGTAAACCATGGACAGGTCGCCAGTCTATGAGACCAAACCACTCAtaatcacattcacacctatggaaaattgttttggtacttttagtatacattaggtgccacagtgcataaaacagcatcaaaatagtgcTTGTTGGAGCGccaggtggctcagtggatagagcgggcgccccaactttagaggctatgtcctcgccgcagcggctgcaggttcaattccaacctTAGCCCTTTggtgcatgtcatcccctctctgtctgcccCTTTCACATTGTgacaataaaaggcaaaaatgccccagaaaatatcttaaaaaatagagattgtttatcaaaaaaagtgaaggGTCCACCTaaccccgacagaggtcctaactaaccatctaatgtcctaaaatccttgaaatgtcctaaattcctagaaacatcctaatatcctATAAATGCAGGTGAACCCAAATTGTAGTTTCCTTCAGgtgtgattaaaaattaaaaatgctagactcaagataaatataaatatatatatatatatatatttggatcatgtgttaatgtaaaaaaaagaacaagtgcCTATATCTTTGTTTCATGTGCACTTTAATGACTCCTTCACTTCTCATGTTTTATCAATGTATTtggtaatgtgtttttgttgttttttaatgtaatcagGGCATCCTTGTAAAAGAGAGCTTGCTCTGAATGGCCTtccctgtttaaataaaggttaatgAATAAACATTGTACATTTTGGCATCTTTCTACAGTCAGAGCCTGTGCTCACACAAACCGAGCAAGGTACAGTTTGACTAAGGAGTGTCTATTAGCTAGTGCTCATTAATGTGTCCAGGTGGGAAGCAGTTAGGATTAGGGCAAAAAGAGGTCATGGTGGGGGCTAGTACTGGACTGAGGTGGTTACTTTACAAAagaaacatataaacaaacaaaaaaaacccctgaaaaaCATACTGACAAAATGTCATGTGAAGTGGTTTAAAGAGGAAAACTGTCAATAGAGGAAGTAAGAAGAGGTGGGTTATGTCATATTTCGACTTTACTTGGACGCCCAGAAATACACCAATGTAGCTTTTTATACCCCTGGTGCTAATAGCATCTGCCAACATGAATGCTTTTACCTTTTGAGCCAAAGAGCTGTCTGTATATTCCAGTTGTCTAGGAACATCTTGAAACTGGTGGCGAACTGAAATTGGATCAAAAACGGTAAACTTTAGACTTCAGttgaaaaacactttatgtGGATATAAAAGGTCTCCTAAAAAAACTAACCTCAATGTCCAGAATTCTGAGATTTGATATCAGGTCCCACCGTGGAGAGCCATCTTTGTTGTATCCATTAAAGCCAAATCCGGCAGCGTTGTTGATAGCGTCAGCTGCAGGAGAAAGGGACAAATGTTTCTGAGTACGACAACAGCAACATTACCATATCCTGCAAATACATTCGTTTTTGaagcaatgacaaaaacagatgGAGATCTGGCATCACAAGGAGTTGTCACTGGTAAAAATGAAGAGCTATGGTTTTTCAACTCAGCACTAGATGGCACTGTTACACCAAGTAACCCTGTTAAATAAGAgttttttggggcctttttttataaactgcATCTCAACACTGTACAGAccactttaaaaataaccaaattcTCTGACCCAAGAAGAGCTCAGTGAGTTCATACCACTTAAATGAGCAGTAGCACTGAACAAAACCAAAGCAGTAACACCTCTGTGTAAAATGCACACTAATTCTAATAATCCTGAATTAAGAGTCAAGCAACTGGAAAGAATGGAgcacaaaagaagaagacaagGATACACAAAGGAAggctgtgtatatatatatatatatatatatatatatatatatatatatatacacacacacacatatatacacacacacgcacgctttAGTAAGAAAGCTGCATCAAACTCACCCAACGTCCAGACAAAGTAGTACTTTGGCCTCAGAGCGAGCATTGCCAGGTAAAGGTAGACGACCTGAAGATGGAAGGGTGTGGAGCTGACAAAGTCATCGTCTATGGAGTGCTCCACTGGGAGCACCTTGCACAGTGACAGATAGATGGCCAGCGAGATGGCACATGTACACAGCTTGGAAATGACGTCATTCTGGGCAGAAATGAGCGAGGAGAGAAGAATACAAAGAAGCAAACCCGTTAACCCCATTACATCATATtacattcaaaaacaacaataaccacATTAGAAGACGTGATACTTAAAAAGCGGAGTTGATTCGAGCTTAACTTGAGTCCTTGAGcgtttgctcatgttttatattcagcAGCGTCTGTGTTCCACTCCGTTCCTTTCTCTTCTGAGATGAATACACACTCAAATCTTGGAgtgtaattaaattattaatgcaTTATGCAGTAAGGAAACACAAATAACCTTGAGGTTTAGACATTTGCGTCATTAAATTCTCAACAATGTTTCTCTCTAAAGAAACCAAACGCATTATAATTACCCTGCACTCCTTACTACAGCTTTAAAGGGAATTGCATAATTTAAAGTCATACTTTGTGGTATCATAACTTGtgctggatttttaaaaaataagtttttcaaataattCATACTGATTCATAAAATCCAGAGACTGATCTTTTATTATATGACTTCTCCAGTGGATGCATGACCCTTAATCCTGTTAACCCCAGCCTGTGGGTCTTTGCAAAACCAGATCGGTTCATGTAACAGACTAGAGAACCTCAGTTGAATCAAATCATGCCGGGAGCTGCTCCACTGAAGGCACATCCAAGCCTGAAAACAGACGTCTGGTTGCATTTCGGATTTAAACATAAAGAAGGCAAAGACGGGTTGGAAGGAGGCAAAGCCGTACTATGTAAGTTTtgtaaaactgaagtgaaatatTGCAGGAATACCACaaatttctgaagacatttaatGAGACATCATCGAGATATGCACTCTGCAGAAACGTCAGATCTGAGACAAACCCCACTAAAGAAGGCCTTTACATTCAAGTTATCCATTTCCCCAGGTGGCCAAAACTTAACCGAGGCTGTACCAACTTTCATATGCAAGAATATGTGCCCAAAACAGCACTGATGATGGCTTCcaaagtctaaaaaaatatactacAAGTACACTACATTTTACCCGACACACAAACTTTTAGGTGAAGTGACAATCCCAAACCTCTACGCAGATGTGGAACATATCATACTCAAGCAAAATGTGTATTGGATCGAATCAATATTGAATTGAATCTGAACCTTTTGAATGAGAATTTATTCAGAAAATAAGTAGTGACAACAAGCCATAACCCTAGCTTAACCACTCATTAAACGACTCGTATGCACTTTTATTCAGGTACATTTCACAGAaattatattctattttaatATCACATCACAAGTAAATGTATTGATAAAAACTGTGTTGTACCTTGGGTGAGGGTTCGCTCTGCTTGTACTTCCCGTTCTCCTTGCCGTTGGCGTTCTCCTGGTGGCGTGGCTGGTAGCACGTGCCTTCGATGAAGGCCATGTAGTCGTTGTAAGAGCAGGTGGGGCCTGCCAGTATGCCCATGAAGTTACAGTTGTAGCTCAAGTACTCCAGCAAGCTCGGCATCCGACTTCAGGGCCGCAGGGAAAAGACAAAAGCAGATATAGACAGAAAAATAGATATTAGAAGATGTTTTCATGAAGTGCCCAACCCCgcagtataaaatataaaataacaggAGAGCAGATAAAGTACCTTATGTGGACACCGCTTCCTGTCCACTGAGACACCATTACAGTCTAGTCTATTGAACTGTCACAGCCTGAGTGCTTTGACCGACTCTTAAGCTTTTGCGGTCTCTTACCCTTCCTTGCTGAATTCAATCTGTACGGTGAGTTAGCCTGAACAGGAGCTCTTGTTTCAACTGCTAATTCTTCATCTGCTCATAAGCCATAAGCAAAGGTTTATGAAACTAAGGTTTGGGGTAGAGGTAGGCAACACGGCCTTACTATCACAGTAAACAGTGGTGATACAATAACTGCTCTGTAGATTTAATCAggaaatggtttaaaataacCATGCTGTACTtcatcacatttaaatattctCTTTTATTTGAAACTTCCATTCAAACAAAATCACTACTGCCTCATACAAGACAACactcaaaacagtaaaactgaagTTCTTTCCAAGAGGAAGCTTTAAGGTTTTTGAGAACAATCATTTCAAGTGTTAAaggtttctgtatttaaaacttCACTCTCCATGTGTTCCTAAATCATGTTAACTTGAGGCAGCTGGAGACACAAGATCAGGCGAGAATCCAGCTCCGATTTGCTACATAGCCTGTCCTCcaatgaaatgtcccaaaataatAGTTTTCAGCATGTTGCCTAACCAAATTATTTGAACAGTGCATGGTTATTACAAGATTTGCAGTTTCAGATTGGACTGTGAACCTTGTATCGGTGGGTCGGGCCATGTTGCAGAACTGACTGGTCATACCGTGCGGGTGGCAGGCAGATGCGGTTTTGCACATCGGGGTTCCGGTTTAGGAGCAGGTCTGGACAATCAGACCTGTGCAGGACTCTGTCTGGGACTAGACTCAGCCTATGATGAGTGCATTTCTAGTGTTCCCAATGTCTGGTATATTCCAGGATGTACTTAACAATTTTTGCATTGACTATGTCAAGATACCCATCCtgctctcttctctgtctcttatCTCTGATTTAATATGTGAGTTAATATGTGAGAACATGTTAATATATGATAATATGCGATGGCACAGCTGAACAGAAGTTCACCTCTGTGATCACATATTACCTCCCAGTTATATTACAGTTGCAAGCAACTCATCTCACTACTCAAATCCTGCTTTTTATTTCGTTTCTGCACCTCAGCTGCACTACAACAATCTCCAATAGTAGCTGTCATGTAGAGGAATCTGCAGTTGTAATGCAGGACAGATGGAGGGTAGGGCATTCCTACAAATACTGTTCACATGAGAGTAGTGTTTCCTAGATACCAAGCACCTAACAACTGCTTGACAACACCAGAGAGAGCCTGAAACGGGGGCAATGTGGTGATTTCCTACGCAGAAAGCAACTAAgcctttattaaaataaaaggagaGTGACTTCATTAACTCTAATTTAAGACcatgtcaacttttttttttaattcagcttGATTGAATGAACCCATCATCTGAAGCAGTAAAAAACATACCTGAGTCACATACCTGATAGCTAGGTATTTCTGTGTGGGAGTCAGCTGCCCCTCTCGCTTGGTCAGACCTACAGACAGAGACGAGataaatgttacattaaaaaaacattttatttatgtacatGTACACCTGCAAATCATGCTCTGAAGTTCAGTGTTAATGACAAATGCTGAATGTTAAGGTTGTAGGTATAGCAACAAACCCTGTGCAGTGCACACGGTACCTATCATTGCAACACATAATAGGCTCAGACGCCAGGAAGGACGTGTGTGAATGGCCCTGTAATGTAAATATTACCAACTTCCTTCTGTTGAGTTAACAGACagtgactgagagagagagggagagcaaagAGTGGAAAAGAAGTTTGATGCAtctgtttgtactttttgtgACAGCTTCTTACTGATAAATACTCAAAGAGGACAAATTACACCTTGGGGAGACACCCTGATAGTaattactgttgtttttgtgtggagTCCTGCTCTCTATTGTTTAGGCGAAATGTTTGGGTAATCATGAGGAACATGTCAGGGTGAGTGTACGTCTCATGGTCCAGGCTATGCTTAGTTACAACGCCACAATTAAACCGCTGATCTcaatcaaataaatgaaaagatgtGTGAAGCAGCTTGAATGTATCTCTACTTACTGCactcttaaaggaacagtttcaGCTAAATACAAAAATTCCCCTTccattagtctttttttaagagtttaatAAAATCCAAgtctttgacattttacaatacaaaacaaaggcagcagaaaaacagacataagGCATATAGgacataaagcaaaacaaaaaaagacaaaacgaagaaaacaaattattattattattattattattattattattattattattattattatactaacaataataataataataataaataacaaaataacaaaaaggtaACACACCGCTagttaaaagggaaaaaagtacaattatAGTAAATGCCAATTCGTGCTATGAGTAGATTGTCCACAGGAAGATTGAGGCTGAAAGATTGCATCCATGCGTTAAGGACCATGCATGGTTTCAACAGAGACCTAGTAtgtgctgtttgtctgttttctggGAGTACTTAAAAATGGAGAATACTAAAAATGCCTATCCCTAGTTTATATCTTGAGCccctcgtccatgagtagatgcaaaCTTCCCCCTGTGTGTGGTGATACGGTTGccgggtgtagttcagtagtaagaaaatagttcctgcatgaaactgctgaaaacaaggtctgtggattatcttgagtaattggataatgatttctggaaagacacatcGCTGTTGGgtctttcagatgtttttttttttttttttttttgccaaatggCCAAATAGTTTCATTATAATGGACAGAAGGTCTCTACAAGAGCTGGAACATgggtttttaattattttactgtatggcaaaaaagtatATGGCAAaatactggtgtgtgtgtgtgtgtgtttgtgtgtttgtgtgtgtgtgtgtgtgtgtgtgtgtgtgtgtgtgtgtgtgtgtgttagcagcAGGCAGGTATCAGGGTGTGACAGTTCTCTTAGGACGGGGATTACAGTGTTAGTTTCTCATTAGACCCACAGTCGCGCGGAGAATCAGTGACCTGAACAGAATATAAAACACTACTCTACTTCACACTGCCTACACATGCATGcacccactgacacacacatcaatACACAAACTGCTATTAGATTGCTGATTGTGTTTGGTGTAGTATATCCTCAGGGGGACTTAGGACTGCAAGCGGGAACTAAAAAGCTATGAGTGACTCTCATCATCCTCTCCATCTCTAAGCCTCTCTGATACTTAATCACACTTGTTTATTTTAACCTCGGTGTCAAGTCTCTGTCGTTATTTATTGCTCATCACCATGTGGTGGTAatgagtaataaataaaataaggtgACCTCAGTCTCATGTCGCATAACTGGCCGACTACATACACTGTACAttggtttacattttaaaagcatttctaTCAAGTGTTAAACAGTGTGCAAACTGGTTCAAATCAGCATATCGTGTTTAAGTCAGCCATTAAattgtttgagagagagagagaaggggagagtGCATACTTGGTCATTGCTCCATTACATAACTGTGTTTATGCTCTCTTTCTGGTTCACTAGCCCATTGTCAGAACTGACAACTGGCTTGGAAACGTAGCCATGTGAGCCGTTTCGAAACTCCAAAGAGAACTGAACCATTTTCACTTCTGTCACGTctgcccctttttttttctttcacagaggatgcacagacacacacaaatagactGGAAACACACATGCTCTAGAGACACTTTGATGCTTGTCTTACCATCATGTATTTCAAACGCCAAGCTGGTAATCTTCTGTGTTATAACCATCATGGGCCTGATAAAGAGCATCAAACGGGAAAAAGACCATGTTAATATTAAGAATTTCAAAGCCACTCCACTCAGTGCAGCACATAAAAGCAACTGCTCggtgttttgtttgatttgttttaaacaaattcaCATTGTCCTGATAAACACATTTCTCacatgcctttattttgaatgcttgttttatttttagtatcGAGATATTTAAGTTTCTGTGGCATTGTGTAACTAATGACCTTAGATGCCAATTTACCCGGTAATAATAGAAACAGTATCCGCTGCAGAAGTAGCTCCACAATGGGAAGTTTCCACCTGTATaactgcagacttttttttacttcctgcAGCTATACTTTCTATTATTCTTCTCTGTTCTTTGGACCCAATGCAATCCTGTTCTATTCATCCCTCTTCCTCTTGACTTAATActgcaattttcttttaaagaactTTGTAAAGTCAGCTCCCATGTACCTCAACTtgctttaaagggacaattaacccc harbors:
- the mboat2a gene encoding LOW QUALITY PROTEIN: lysophospholipid acyltransferase 2 (The sequence of the model RefSeq protein was modified relative to this genomic sequence to represent the inferred CDS: deleted 1 base in 1 codon), translating into MCAVDDNRPVRRNNSSSGGSSVFIIAATARGSEVNRWTERERIYGHRPSMATQTTASCTGSTLLQPISEIINLPLDQVNFVACQLFALLMALWFRIYLHPSKTSPFIRHVVATLLGFYLALFCFGWYSLHFLVQSGLSYSVMVFAGLEHMHKYCFIVTLGYLILCQITRVYVFDYGMYSADFTGPMMVITQKITSLAFEIHDGLTKREGQLTPTQKYLAISRMPSLLEYLSYNCNFMGILAGPTCSYNDYMAFIEGTCYQPRHQENANGKENGKYKQSEPSPKNDVISKLCTCAISLAIYLSLCKVLPVEHSIDDDFVSSTPFHLQVVYLYLAMLALRPKYYFVWTLADAINNAAGFGFNGYNKDGSPRWDLISNLRILDIEFATSFKMFLDNWNIQTALWLKRVCYERCPINPMAATFLLSAMWHGVYPGYYLTFLTGIAMTMAARAVRHNIRPYFLVSDSHKRIYDVITWAWTQVAISYTVAPFVLLAVGPSLKFYRSWYFCLHLLCLLVVMVLPVKSRRRQAAEQQDGLQKDSLQDNQTDHSSTDNNCNQKDKTT